A stretch of the Strigops habroptila isolate Jane chromosome 15, bStrHab1.2.pri, whole genome shotgun sequence genome encodes the following:
- the LOC115617083 gene encoding glutamine synthetase: MPRSPARSRRAVAMSVSHSSRLNKLVREQYVRLPQDGLVQVTYVWIDGSGEGVRCKSRTLDKEPKSIEDVPEWNFDGSSTAQAEGSNSDMFLVPVRMFRDPFCLDPNKLVLCEVLKYNRKPAETNLRHTCKKIMDLVKDSHPWFGMEQEYTLLGINGHPYGWPDNGFPGPQGPYYCGVGADKVYGRDIVESHYKACLYAGVKICGTNAEVMPSQWEFQVGPCEGIEMGDHLWMARFILHRVCEDFGVVATLDPKPMTGNWNGAGCHTNYSTEEMRREGGLKHIEAAIEKLSKRHDYHICVYDPRGGRDNSRRLTGHHETSNIFEFSAGVANRGASIRIPRQVGQDGYGYFEDRRPAANCDPYAVTEAIMRTTVLNETGVETKDYADH; the protein is encoded by the exons ATGCCGCGCTCACCTGCACGCTCCCGCAGGGCCGTCGCCATGTCGGTGTCGCAcagctccaggctgaacaagctggTGCGGGAGCAATATGTGCGGCTGCCCCAGGACGGGCTGGTGCAGGTCACCTACGTCTGGATCGACGGCAGCGGCGAGGGTGTGCGCTGCAAGAGCAGGACCCTCGACAAGGAGCCCAAGAGCATCGAAG ATGTCCCTGAGTGGAATTTCGAtggctccagcacagcacaggcagagggCTCCAACAGCGACATGTTCCTGGTGCCCGTCCGCATGTTCAGGGACCCTTTCTGCCTGGACCCCAACAAGCTGGTGCTCTGCGAAGTGCTGAAGTACAACAGGAAACCTGCAG AGACCAACCTGAGACACACGTGCAAGAAGATCATGGACTTGGTTAAGGACAGCCACCCCTGGTTCGGGATGGAGCAGGAGTACACACTGCTGGGCATCAATGGCCACCCCTATGGGTGGCCCGACAACGGCTTCCCCGGCCCACAGG gccCTTATTACTGTGGGGTGGGAGCAGACAAGGTGTACGGGCGTGATATCGTGGAGTCCCACTACAAGGCATGTCTCTACGCAGGGGTGAAGATCTGTGGCACCAATGCAGAGGTGATGCCCTCCCAG TGGGAATTCCAGGTGGGCCCGTGTGAAGGCATTGAAATGGGGGATCACCTCTGGATGGCTCGGTTCATCCTGCACCGCGTCTGTGAGGACTTTGGGGTTGTGGCTACTCTGGACCCCAAACCAATGACCGGCAACTGGAATGGTGCCGGGTGTCACACCAACTACAGCACCGAGGAGATGCGGAGAGAAGGGGGCCTCAA ACACATCGAAGCTGCCATCGAGAAGCTGAGCAAGCGGCACGACTACCACATCTGCGTGTATGACCCGCGGGGCGGCAGGGACAACTCCCGGCGCCTCACCGGCCACCACGAGACCTCCAACATCTTCGAGTTCTCTGCCGGCGTAGCCAACCGAGGCGCCAGCATCCGCATCCCGCGCCAGGTTGGCCAGGACGGATACGGCTACTTCGAGGACCGGCGGCCAGCGGCCAACTGCGACCCCTATGCGGTCACCGAGGCCATCATGAGGACCACAGTGCTCAATGAGACCGGGGTGGAGACCAAGGACTATGCTGACCACTGA